One Rosa chinensis cultivar Old Blush chromosome 3, RchiOBHm-V2, whole genome shotgun sequence DNA window includes the following coding sequences:
- the LOC112192907 gene encoding uncharacterized protein LOC112192907 has product MGSWGRQQQQQRGDTYHQRGSWTKFQNRKPPQHHDSWQFSVPSWEKKFCTSVGSVPWKKLLDTKRCMYLYENIVQWNDSAGEEAFQNAKNRFWAKINGLPCDISLPDPDIYIDEIDWNSSIDPELILDLEREPKPSDDETKGEGVIVGHPLLLNQSFSCTGWGDAEDDFKKDASRDVEHWGPGGNADNKENPWEPVSDQNKEAVGGWGSGWNKWENNDNTSDWNTHFDDPHKNMDWKRADRVYWGNVDARNRANNGGASWNHSRNRTSRFQGDYYQKDRGWRNGGRRNRDNVGYQRNGTWNDCQQV; this is encoded by the exons ATGGGCAGTTGGGGAAGACAGCAACAACAGCAGCGGGGTGATACTTATCATCAACGAGGTTCCTGGACTAAATTTCAGAACAGAAAGCCACCGCAACAtcatg aTAGTTGGCAGTTCAGTGTGCCTTCCTGGGAAAAGAAGTTTTGTACGTCGGTGGGCTCAGTTCCATGGAAAAAGCTCTTAGATACAAAGAGGTGTATGTATCTTTATGAAAATATTGTTCAATGGAATGATTCTGCAGGTGAAGAGGCATTCCAAAATGCAAAAAACCGTTTTTGGGCAAAGATTAACGGTCTTCCCTGCGACATATCGTTGCCTGATCCTGATATTTATATTGATGAAATAGACTGGAACTCCAGCATTGATCCTGAACTGATTTTGGACTTGGAAAGGGAACCTAAACCCTCCGATGATGAAACCAAAGGAGAGGGTGTTATTGTTGGTCATCCACTCCTTTTGAATCAGTCATTTTCATGCACTGGATGGGGGGATGCTGAGGATGACTTCAAAAAAGATGCCAGCAGAGATGTTGAACACTGGGGTCCTGGAGGGAATGCAGATAATAAAGAAAACCCTTGGGAACCTGTCTCCGATCAGAATAAAGAAGCAGTAGGAGGATGGGGAAGTGGTTGGAATAAGTGGGAGAATAACGATAACACAAGTGATTGGAATACCCATTTTGATGATCCTCATAAGAATATGGATTGGAAAAGAGCTGATCGAGTTTATTGGGGAAATGTTGATGCAAGGAACAGAGCGAATAATGGTGGTGCAAGTTGGAACCACTCAAGAAATAGGACCTCAAGATTTCAGGGTGATTATTATCAGAAAGATCGAGGGTGGAGGAATGGAGGAAGAAGGAATAGAGATAATGTTGGTTATCAACGCAATGGAACTTGGAATGATTGTCAGCAAGTCTGA